Proteins found in one Oribacterium sp. oral taxon 102 genomic segment:
- the guaA gene encoding glutamine-hydrolyzing GMP synthase: MTKERIVVLDFGGQYNQLIARRVRDEGVYAEVYSSDIGLDKLREMKPKGIIFTGGPQSVYKEESQHIDPAVFDMGIPIFGFCYGAQLIAYELGGRVETAPVSEYGKTDVTVDTASVLFREVSPITKTWMSHTDYIAEAPAGFTVTARTPNCPVAAMENPEKQIYAVQFHPEVQHTAEGRQMLHAFLYDVCHCSGDWKMDSFVEDQIRAIRERVGDGRVLLALSGGVDSSVAATLMAKAIGRQLTCVFVDHGLLRKNEGDEVEAIFGPNGSYELNFIRVNAGEEYFEKLRGVSEPEQKRRIIGEQFIRIFEREAKKIGAVDFLCQGTIYADVVESGLGKGAVIKSHHNVGGLPKNIEFKEIIEPLRLLFKDEVRRVGLELGLPDYLVFRQPFPGPGLGVRIIGEVTPEKVRIVQDADFIYREEIARAGLDRRISQYFAALTNMRSVGVMGDFRTYDYAVALRAVETDDFMTAETSDIPFELLQRVMNRIVNEVKGVNRVFYDLTSKPPGTIELE, translated from the coding sequence ATGACAAAGGAACGAATAGTAGTATTGGATTTCGGCGGGCAGTACAATCAGCTGATTGCGCGCAGGGTCCGTGACGAGGGGGTCTACGCGGAGGTATATTCTTCCGACATCGGACTGGACAAGCTTCGCGAAATGAAGCCCAAGGGCATCATCTTCACCGGCGGACCGCAGTCTGTCTACAAGGAGGAGAGCCAGCATATCGATCCGGCGGTCTTCGATATGGGGATCCCGATCTTCGGCTTCTGCTACGGCGCACAGCTGATCGCCTATGAACTCGGCGGCAGGGTGGAGACTGCGCCGGTGAGTGAGTATGGCAAGACGGACGTTACGGTGGATACCGCTTCGGTGCTGTTTCGGGAGGTATCTCCGATAACGAAGACCTGGATGTCTCACACGGATTATATCGCGGAGGCTCCGGCGGGCTTTACTGTGACCGCCCGTACGCCGAACTGCCCGGTTGCTGCGATGGAGAATCCGGAGAAGCAGATCTATGCCGTGCAGTTCCATCCGGAGGTGCAGCATACCGCCGAGGGGCGGCAAATGCTGCACGCCTTCCTCTATGATGTCTGTCATTGCAGCGGCGATTGGAAGATGGACAGCTTCGTAGAGGATCAGATCCGTGCAATCCGGGAGCGGGTCGGAGACGGGAGAGTCCTGCTGGCACTCTCCGGCGGCGTGGATTCCTCCGTGGCGGCGACGCTGATGGCGAAGGCGATCGGCAGGCAGCTGACCTGTGTCTTCGTGGATCATGGGCTGCTTCGCAAGAATGAGGGCGATGAGGTCGAGGCGATCTTCGGCCCGAACGGCAGCTATGAGCTGAATTTCATCCGTGTCAATGCCGGTGAGGAATACTTCGAGAAGCTGCGGGGCGTTTCGGAGCCGGAGCAGAAGCGCAGGATCATTGGCGAGCAGTTCATCCGCATCTTCGAGCGGGAGGCGAAGAAGATCGGCGCGGTGGATTTCCTCTGCCAGGGCACGATCTATGCCGATGTCGTGGAGTCCGGTCTGGGCAAGGGGGCGGTCATCAAATCCCACCACAATGTCGGCGGGCTTCCGAAAAACATCGAGTTTAAGGAGATCATAGAGCCGCTCCGCCTGCTCTTCAAGGACGAGGTTCGCAGAGTCGGTCTGGAGCTCGGACTGCCGGACTACCTCGTATTCCGTCAGCCCTTCCCGGGGCCGGGGCTGGGCGTCCGCATCATCGGGGAGGTCACGCCGGAGAAGGTGCGGATCGTACAGGACGCAGACTTCATTTACCGCGAGGAGATCGCGCGAGCCGGTCTGGATCGGAGGATCAGCCAATACTTCGCCGCACTCACCAATATGCGCTCCGTCGGCGTCATGGGAGATTTCCGAACCTATGATTATGCCGTAGCGCTCCGCGCCGTGGAGACAGACGATTTCATGACAGCGGAGACCTCTGACATTCCGTTCGAACTCTTGCAGAGGGTGATGAACCGCATCGTGAACGAGGTGAAGGGCGTCAACCGCGTATTCTATGACCTGACCAGCAAGCCGCCCGGGACGATAGAGCTCGAGTAA
- a CDS encoding cation diffusion facilitator family transporter, which produces MENKTVPVSLEENRDKVIIRTSIIGILTNILLAVFKAVIGILSNSIAVTLDAVNNLSDALSSIITVIGTKLAGKLPDRKHPLGYGRIEYISAMIVSGIVLYAGITSEVESVKKIIHPEKPDYSIISLVIIAVAVIVKIILGRYVKAKGEQVNSGSLVASGSDAMFDAILSGSVLVSAIIYMLSGLSLEAYVGVIIAGFIIKAGIEMMIETLNEILGVRADKEKTDRIKELLSDEPEVRGAYDLIMYNYGPDKDFASVHLELPDTMTAKEIDKLTRKLERKIYRETGVVLASVGLYSYNTGNDEAADIQKDVRERVMAHDWAVQFHGFYVDVEKKEMTFDVVMNFNIKPKEGIQIIYEEIKKAYPEYDIQIALDVDVSD; this is translated from the coding sequence ATGGAGAATAAGACAGTGCCAGTAAGTTTAGAAGAAAATCGCGATAAAGTAATCATTCGCACCAGTATCATAGGAATTCTGACCAATATATTGCTTGCCGTTTTTAAGGCGGTAATTGGCATTCTATCCAATTCCATTGCCGTCACTTTAGATGCCGTGAATAATCTGTCGGATGCCCTGTCCTCTATCATTACGGTCATAGGGACGAAACTCGCCGGGAAGCTTCCCGACAGGAAACATCCGCTCGGATACGGCAGGATAGAATATATCAGTGCAATGATTGTTTCTGGAATCGTACTCTATGCAGGCATCACGTCCGAGGTAGAGTCAGTCAAAAAGATTATTCACCCGGAAAAGCCGGATTACAGTATCATTTCACTCGTTATTATTGCCGTAGCCGTCATTGTCAAAATTATTCTCGGAAGATATGTGAAAGCAAAAGGCGAGCAAGTCAATTCCGGGTCTCTGGTTGCGTCCGGTTCCGACGCAATGTTTGACGCCATCCTATCTGGCTCCGTGCTGGTTTCTGCAATTATTTATATGCTGAGCGGTCTTTCACTTGAGGCATATGTAGGCGTTATCATAGCAGGTTTCATTATCAAGGCTGGGATTGAGATGATGATTGAAACACTGAATGAAATCTTAGGTGTAAGGGCAGATAAAGAAAAAACAGACAGGATCAAAGAGCTGCTTTCTGATGAGCCGGAGGTACGAGGCGCCTACGATTTGATCATGTATAATTACGGTCCTGATAAAGATTTCGCTTCTGTTCATCTTGAATTACCCGATACGATGACAGCAAAAGAAATCGATAAGCTGACAAGAAAACTGGAAAGAAAAATTTACAGAGAAACCGGCGTTGTTCTTGCCAGCGTTGGCTTGTATTCTTATAATACTGGCAACGATGAAGCTGCAGATATCCAGAAAGATGTCCGTGAGCGAGTTATGGCACATGACTGGGCTGTTCAGTTTCATGGATTCTATGTCGATGTAGAAAAAAAGGAAATGACCTTTGATGTTGTAATGAACTTCAATATTAAGCCAAAGGAAGGAATTCAAATCATATACGAAGAGATTAAGAAGGCTTATCCAGAGTACGATATTCAGATCGCACTGGATGTGGATGTTTCTGACTAA